One Kwoniella pini CBS 10737 chromosome 10, complete sequence genomic region harbors:
- a CDS encoding peptidyl-prolyl cis-trans isomerase D, which translates to MPNTITYFDITIAGSPAGRLTFELYDDVVPKTADNFKHLCLGDKENASGRKLAYAGSIFHRCIKSFMLQGGDFTNGNGTGGESIYGEKFEDENFTLKHDKPMLLSMANAGPNTNGSQFFVTTVPTPHLDGKHVVFGRVRSNKGLVRRIEALPTTSDKPNEEVKIAAAGVLTSEDIAKEDEERKKAQEASSGEDIWEDYPQDEEGIDAEKADEALSVALKLKDVGTKEFKAGQFATALDKYQKALRYLDVHPVLPDDAPKEQVEGFRSARIPLLTNAALAALKCAPPAATLAMILTTRALAINDLTPAEKGKALYRRALAEIQKKEEEEAEKDLKAALECVPGDAGVLKALKDVEFRRKERKEKERKAFSKMFG; encoded by the exons gttgtgCCAAAG ACCGCCGACAATTTCAAACACCTCTGTTTGGGTGATAAGGAAAATGCGTCTGGCCGAAAATTAGCATACGCAGGATCAATCTTCCATAGGTGTATCAAGAGTTTCATGCTTCAAGGAGGTGATTTCacaaatggaaatggaacTGGTGGAGAATCAATTTACGGTGAAAAA TTCGAGGATGAGAATTTCACCTTGAAACATGATAAACCCATGTTACTTTCCATGGCTAATGCTGGTCCTAATACCAATGGCTCTCAATTCTTCGTCACCAC TGTCCCTACACCTCACCTTGATGGCAAGCATGTGGTTTTTGGACGAGTTCGATCCAATAAAGGTTTAGTAAGACGAATAGAAGCTTTGCCTACTACTTCCGATAAACCCAATGAAGAAGTCAAGATTGCTGCTGCTGGTGTGTTGACTTCCGAAGATATTgctaaagaagatgaagagaggaagaaagcTCAGGAAGCGAGTAGTGGTGAGGACATATGGGAA GATTACcctcaagatgaagaaggtattgatGCTGAGAAGGCGGATGAAGCTTTGAGTGTAGCtttaaaattgaaggatGTCGGTACTAA AGAATTCAAAGCTGGTCAATTCGCTACCGCATTGGACAAATACCAAAAAGCTTTGCGATATCTAGATGTACACCCCGTATTACCAGATGATGCTCCAAAAGAACAAGTCGAAGGCTTCAGATCAGC ACGTATCCCATTATTGACAAATGCCGCTTTAGCAGCTTTGAAATGTGCACCACCAGCCGCTACTTTAGCAATGATACTCACAACTCGAGCATTAGCTATAAACGATCTAACGCCCGctgaaaaaggaaaagcaTTATACAGAAGAGCATTAGCTGAGATacaaaagaaggaagaagaagaagctgagaaAGATTTGAAAGCTGCTTTGGAATGTGTTCCGGGAGATGCAGGTGTTTTGAAAGCTTTAAAAGATGTAGAGTTTAGACGAAAAGAgaggaaggagaaggaaagaaaagctTTCTCGAAAATGTTCGGATAG